Proteins co-encoded in one Brassica oleracea var. oleracea cultivar TO1000 chromosome C4, BOL, whole genome shotgun sequence genomic window:
- the LOC106336971 gene encoding bZIP transcription factor 49, which yields MAEPAVDSFYNSSFELGNSISDLDVDFELTFEDLYFPSEGESFFIPVEVEEKATTTCKTSMTKRKNEIEEDTSRSYKYRRMDEEDDEKKEARLVRNRESALLSRQRRKHYVEELEDKVKNLQSVITDLNSKVSYFASENATLRHKVGPGKGMCWPPCGMYLGSGQVVPLLPIPRLKPQRSVAKVKKTKKVASVSVLGLLFCLFLFSALAPIIVNVSYGGRVLDVSVNNSSELLVASLFVPRNEKLVKLDGNLIIHSISASEKDTASETKPARRSSDSTNIRDMSKHLNTEKQKAFPSSCSDDSKEKLNSTTSNGEMQQWFREGVAGPMFSSGMCTEVFRFDVSSTSGAIRPASQQPKNTTDTHKGKNNRRILRGGHPLSDSNLTKDQNNSSKDNFSTTKPFPSMVVSVLTDPREEGSDEDINGVTGDTKSLSRLFIVVLVDSVKYVTYSCVLPRPEEVPHLVTT from the exons ATGGCGGAACCTGCTGTAGACAGTTTCTACAATTCTAGCTTCGAGCTTGGGAACTCGATCTCCGATCTCGACGTTGACTTCGAGTTGACTTTCGAAGACCTCTACTTTCCTTCCGAGGGCGAGTCCTTCTTCATCCCTGTTGAGGTGGAGGAGAAAGCTACTACTACGTGTAAGACGTCCATGACGAAGAGGAAGAACGAGATTGAAGAAGATACATCGAGGAGCTATAAGTACAGAAGAATGGATGAAGAAGATGATGAGAAGAAGGAAGCGAGGCTGGTTAGAAACCGTGAAAGTGCTCTGCTTTCGAGACAGAGGAGGAAGCACTACGTAGAGGAGCTTGAAGACAAAGTCAAGAACTTGCAATCCGTTATAACGGATTTGAACAGTAAAGTCTCTTACTTTGCGTCTGAGAACGCTACTCTGAGGCATAAGGTGGGTCCCGGAAAGGGCATGTGCTGGCCACCGTGTGGAATGTATCTAGGTTCTGGTCAAGTAGTGCCTTTGCTTCCTATTCCTCGGTTGAAACCACAACGATCCGTGGCCAAGGTGAAGAAGACCAAGAAGGTTGCTAGTGTTAGTGTTCTTGGTCTTCTGTTTTGTTTATTTTTGTTTTCTGCATTGGCTCCTATTATTGTGAACGTTAGCTACGGAGGAAGAGTTTTAGATGTGTCAGTTAATAATAGTAGTGAGCTACTAGTGGCATCACTATTTGTTCCGAGGAATGAGAAGCTTGTGAAGCTCGATGGAAACTTGATTATTCATTCTATTTCGGCGAGCGAGAAAGACACGGCTTCTGAAACGAAGCCTGCACGGCGTTCATCTGACTCTACAAACATTAGGGATATGTCTAAGCACCTTAATACCGAAAAGCAGAAAGCTTTTCCATCTTCTTGCTCTGATGATTCGAAGGAGAAACTCAACTCAACAACATCCAACGGTGAAATGCAGCAATGGTTTCGTGAAGGTGTTGCAG GTCCAATGTTCAGTTCAGGGATGTGCACCGAAGTGTTTCGGTTTGATGTCTCCTCAACCTCTGGAGCCATTAGACCTGCTTCTCAACAGCCTAAGAACACCACCGATACACACAAGGGAAAGAATAACAGAAGAATCCTCCGTGGTGGTCATCCATTATCTGATTCTAACCTAACCAAAGATCAAAACAACTCTAGCAAAGACAACTTCAGCACAACCAAGCCATTCCCATCAATGGTTGTATCTGTGCTTACTGATCCCAGAGAAGAAGGCAGTGACGAAGACATCAATGGTGTAACTGGCGATACAAAATCACTGTCTCGTTTATTCATAGTCGTTCTTGTTGACAGTGTCAAGTATGTAACCTACTCCTGCGTCCTTCCACGACCAGAAGAAGTCCCTCATCTTGTAACCACTTGA
- the LOC106342971 gene encoding uncharacterized protein LOC106342971 — MDSSFTTPPPETAAVVMGENGFTVDPFLVEALQNPRHRLTILRMELDVQRFLQSQEQQQFEFQRFPTSYLRLAAHRVANHYGLATSVQDGGVDGNENIILVTKTSASKFPTVKLSDIPAAKQSQNGKFEHMKVSIKTRPSKGSGFEGGEVEKKRGPLRSVEERKEDYDRARARIFNGLTGFSGDESDTQVYERNPSLGKDDSPTPTKNLSLRETGPASRVAILRDSEKDRFDPDYDRNYKRYIRSLPVYQNFNVPPFNMMQQPYYQMGFTEYNHIPNASLNFGPPGNAIMSPYGTTVVHPGDAMYMQVPMMYAHSYEQLRNASLQAQFCQQPLSFEYMQNR; from the exons ATGGACTCATCTTTCACAACGCCGCCGCCGGAAACCGCCGCTGTGGTTATGGGGGAGAATGGATTTACGGTGGATCCTTTTCTGGTCGAGGCTTTGCAGAACCCTCGCCATCGTCTGACGA TTTTGCGGATGGAACTTGATGTTCAGCGGTTCTTACAGAGCCAAGAGCAGCAGCAGTTCGAGTTCCAGCGTTTTCCTACTTCCTATCTCCGCCTCGCCGCTCACCGTGTTGCTAACCACTACGGACTAGCTACATCTGTTCAAGACGGCGGCGTTGACGGCAACGAGAACATAATCCTCGTGACAAAAACATCGGCGAGCAAGTTTCCTACTGTTAAGTTGTCTGATATCCCCGCGGCTAAACAATCACAGAATGGTAAGTTTGAGCACATGAAAGTCTCCATCAAGACTCGACCTTCTAAAGGATCTGGATTCGAGGGTGGTGAAGTTGAGAAGAAACGCGGTCCTCTTAGGAGTGTGGAAGAGAGGAAAGAAGACTATGACAGGGCTCGAGCGCGCATATTCAATGGTCTCACAGGCTTCAGCGGTGATGAATCTGACACTCAGGTTTATGAGAGGAATCCAAGTCTTGGCAAAGATGACAGTCCAACACCTACTAAGAACTTAAGCCTCAGGGAAACTGGTCCAGCATCTCGTGTTGCGATTCTTAGAGACAGTGAGAAAGATCGTTTTGATCCTGATTATGACCGTAATTACAAAAG GTACATAAGGAGCCTTCCGGTTTATCAGAATTTCAATGTACCACCCTTCAACATGATGCAGCAACCGTACTACCAAATGGGATTTACCGAATACAACCATATCCCAAATGCTTCTCTCAACTTTGGACCACCTGGAAACGCTATCATGAGTCCTTATGGCACCACTGTTGTACATCCAGGGGATGCAATGTATATGCAAGTGCCTATGATGTATGCTCATTCGTATGAGCAGCTCAGAAATGCCTCTCTTCAG GCACAGTTCTGTCAGCAACCCTTGAGCTTCGAGTACATGCAGAACCGCTAA